Below is a window of Humulus lupulus chromosome 2, drHumLupu1.1, whole genome shotgun sequence DNA.
ttttttttttccctttctttCTTTGATTCGGAAAGATGAAAGAAGAAAACAATTAGCTATTACATATAGATAAGCAGTTATTAGGATTATGATTACATAGACTATATCAATGGAGATATGGATTTGGATCATTAGCAAGGGCCTGATATACTTGTTTTCTAGTGGTATACTCTTGATTATTTTAGGTTGTTTTGTTATGGTTGAAACATTTTGGTGAAACGGATTTATTTTGGAATCACTCTAATAACTTCATATCAAACCAAGGGTTTTCAAACTGTAAGCTCAAATCAGCCAAAAAGAAACCTGGTTGTGCTCTTACTGAATTGCAGTTTATGTTTAAATCCAGTTCTTGAAGATATCCCAAGTCTCCTAGCAATACCAAAAAAATCAAGCTTTTCCAAAAACAGACACCCTTTTTTTTTGTCACTCAGTAATTAAAGTCTCAAGGTGAATTTTGCTTTTTACACTTTAGACTATGTAATGTGTATTAGCCTTAATTGAGTCTCATAGAACAAGCTAATTGTGTGACTCCGCCTCACTTCAAATTCCTTCATTCCAGACTTATGCTATCATTATTGCTCGTCATTTGCTGCTCCTAATCCAATGTTACTACCCATGTACAAGCCCATTGTGGCTAAAAACGTAACTTCTTTAAGTCATATGAGACACCAGGAAGGAGGCGAACCTGAAAACTTTACATAACAATCACTTGATATTTATTCTCTTTATGCAGTATGTTCCCTTAAAAAGTTGGTGTATTTTTCTGAGATCAGGAAATCTTCTCATATTTAGTGCTTCATTTCTTTTAGATTGACATCTTGGAAAAGCGTATAAAACCTTGGCATAATGATAGAATGGATCAAAGGTTTGCTCTTTCACTCCGAAGTCATAGCACCAAACTCTTTGGCCAACAAGTTGTGACAGAGGGGTCTCACTTACATGGGGATTGGAGTTTCAAAGGAGGATCAAGAGTTATTGTTAGACCTAAACCTGAGAGATTTGTTCTATGTCAGAAAGTCTCTGGAATTAATGCCTCATGTGATCCCTCTTTCCATATCTACTACTTTTTTCCAATTTGATTTGTGCCATATACATGGTGGTTGCATGTCAAACTGAAGCTCATTTAATACCTTTCAATCTTAAAAATTGAACCTTTAGTTTAGACTGtcacttttgttttgttttttttttctttctaatttaatAGCTACtagtaaaagaaagttcaagtTTGATGTTGCAGAGTTGACTGCATAGCTCCACTTGCAGAAAACGAATGATTTAAATTCTCACTTCTTTTTTATTAAACCTTCCCTTCAGGGGTATGACTGAAAAGAGAATAGTTTCTGGCTAGTAATACATTGGTTTCCCTTGTTCTAATATGCAATACCTTGTAATGTCTTCTGCATACGAATGAATGCCATTTTCTGTTAAAAATCATCCCATTGTTGTTGCTCATCTATATTAATTACTGGCCATTGATTTGTGATTTTTTTCTCCTATGCATCTGTTGTGAATTAAACTCTGGCCTGATCTTCATAAAACTTCTTAGGTTCAaatgaaaattattattttttctttgtgTAGGGTTGGCAAATTCTCAAATTGCTCATagtgtttttggcttgggaacaGTAGCAGTTCTCCCGTTTTATACCCTCATGGTTGTAGCTCCTAAATCTGAATTGGTAAGTCAACTTTTAGAGCTATCCTTCTCACACTGAATCATTCATTATGTGATACTACATGATATGAAACTATTTACTTTTTCAGTTCAAAATTGGCTTTCTTTTTAAACTGCATCTGTCTCCAactaaatttaagtttttttatgGTCTTGATTTCTACTTTTCTACAACAAATCTCTGTCATCTCTTAATTTTTTTCCTACAGAATTGATTCCTTGCCATTTCTTAAAGTTCATTTATGGTATTAAAATATATTCTACTCTGCTTAATTTAGAAATCCTTCATGCTGTGTAACTTAAATTAACGCTCTATATCATGTAAATGGCAGACAAAAAAATCTATGCGAAGTAGCATACCGTACGTGGTGCTTGGTCTTCTATATGCATATCTACTATACCTATCT
It encodes the following:
- the LOC133818489 gene encoding protein ABA DEFICIENT 4, chloroplastic, which translates into the protein MLDSGFLRLALNMTSFCVGHSPISSKIDILEKRIKPWHNDRMDQRFALSLRSHSTKLFGQQVVTEGSHLHGDWSFKGGSRVIVRPKPERFVLCQKVSGINASWLANSQIAHSVFGLGTVAVLPFYTLMVVAPKSELTKKSMRSSIPYVVLGLLYAYLLYLSWTPETIGMIFTSKYLLPELPGIAKMFSSEMTLASAWIHLLVVDLFAARQVFHDGQENDIETRHSVSLCLLFCPIGILTHFITKALTKKGVGKSSQHGLH